One genomic region from Pristis pectinata isolate sPriPec2 chromosome X, sPriPec2.1.pri, whole genome shotgun sequence encodes:
- the LOC127566857 gene encoding SPRY domain-containing protein 4-like has protein sequence MAAVRKVWGVVGVTGLLWGRRFPKGWNRRYLNFKLDEKTAHSCLDLFKKETGVIYRMIGIDPTKVPRNPERFTDWAVVLADTPLSSGRHYWEVTVKLSQEFRIGVAETNMSREECIGANNSSWVYAYLQKKWYSMTSNEMIPVNFFGKPDRVGFLLDCEAKKLSLIDIEKAAVVNTIMTEFRAPLVPAFALWDGELLTHPGLDILQGI, from the exons ATGGCGGCGGTGAGGAAGGTGTGGGGAGTAGTCGGAGTGACCGGACTGCTGTGGGGGCGGCGGTTCCCGAAAGGTTGGAACCGACGGT ATTTAAATTTCAAACTGGATGAGAAGACTGCCCACAGTTGCTTGGACCTGTTCAAAAAAGAAACAGGAGTCATCTACCGCATGATAGGCATTGACCCAACCAAAGTGCCAAGGAACCCTGAACGCTTCACAGACTGGGCTGTGGTCTTGGCTGATACGCCTCTGTCATCTGGGAGGCATTACTGGGAGGTAACGGTGAAACTGTCACAAGAGTTCCGAATCGGTGTGGCAGAGACCAACATGTCTCGTGAAGAATGTATTGGTGCCAATAACAGCTCCTGGGTCTATGCTTACCTCCAAAAGAAGTGGTATTCAATGACCTCCAATGAGATGATACCAGTCAACTTCTTTGGAAAGCCTGATCGAGTTGGCTTTCTTCTGGACTGTGAAGCCAAGAAACTGAGTTTAATAGATATTGAGAAAGCTGCTGTTGTTAACACAATAATGACAGAGTTCAGAGCACCACTTGTTCCAGCCTTTGCACTTTGGGATGGAGAACTCTTAACACATCCAGGCCTGGACATACTACAAGGCATCTGA